One window of the Pyxicephalus adspersus chromosome 5, UCB_Pads_2.0, whole genome shotgun sequence genome contains the following:
- the OSBPL1A gene encoding oxysterol-binding protein-related protein 1 isoform X5 gives MSDDKKPSGGEATSNGIKKHRTSLPSPMFSRNDFSIWSILRKCIGMELSKITMPVIFNEPLSFLQRLSEYMEHTYLIHKANHCSNPMERMQCVVAFAVSAVASQWERTGKPFNPLLGETYELVREDLGFRLISEQVSHHPPISAFHAEGLNSDFVFHGSIYPKLKFWGKSVEAEPKGIITLELPKHNEFYTWTNPTCCVHNIIVGKLWIEQYGNMEITNHKTGDKCILNFKPCGLFGKELHKVEGYIQDKSKKKLCALYGKWTECLYCIDPAAFDSYKKNDKKNGDEKKNLNKAASTEEPDEMPLPDSESVQVIPGSTLLWRIAPRPPNSTQMYNFTLFAMALNELEKGMESVIPKTDCRLRPDIRAMENGDIDTASEEKKRLEEKQRAARKNRSKSDEDWKTRWFHQGPNPHINAQDWLYSGKYWDRNYTGLPDIY, from the exons aaCTAGTTTACCATCACCAATGTTTTCCAGAAATGATTTCAGTATTTGGAGTATTTTAAGAAAATGCATTGGAATG GAATTATCAAAAATTACAAtgcctgttatatttaatgagcCGCTGAGCTTTCTACAACGCCTCTCTGAATACATGGAGCACACATACCTCATTCACAAAGCAAACCACTGCTCCAACCCTATGGAACGAATGCAG TGTGTTGTGGCCTTTGCAGTTTCAGCTGTAGCGTCACAATGGGAACGCACAGGGAAACCTTTTAATCCTCTTCTTGGGGAAACATACGAGTTAGTACG tgaggATCTTGGCTTTAGATTAATTTCTGAACAAGTCAGTCACCACCCACCGATTAGCGCTTTCCATGCTGAAGGCCTTAACAGTGACTTTGTTTTTCATGGATCAATATATCCTAAACTCAAATTCTGGGGCAAGAGTGTAGAAGCTGAACCCAAAGGAATAATCACATTGGAACTTCCCAA ACATAATGAATTCTATACCTGGACAAACCCAACTTGCTGTGTACATAATATCATTGTTGGCAAGCTATGGATTGAACAGTATGGTAACATGGAAATCACTAATCACAA GACTGGTGATAagtgcattttaaattttaaaccatGTGGTTTGTTTGGAAAAGAATTGCACAAAGTAGAAGGATACATCCAAGATAAAAG TAAAAAGAAGCTATGTGCTCTCTATGGAAAGTGGACAGAGTGTCTCTATTGTATTGATCCAGCTGCATTTGACTCATATAAAAAGAACGACAAGAAAAACGGAGACGAGAAGAAAAATTTGAACAAG GCTGCAAGTACAGAAGAGCCTGATGAAATGCCACTACCAGATTCCGAGAGTGTACAGGTTATTCCGGGGAGCACGTTGTTGTGGCGAATAGCACCTCGTCCACCTAACTCTACACAG ATGTACAACTTCACTCTCTTTGCTATGGCATTGAATGAACTGGAAAAGGGCATGGAAAGTGTCATTCCTAAGACAGACTGCAGACTACGGCCTGATATAAGGGCAATGGAAAATGGAGACATag acACCGCAAGTGAGGAAAAGAAGAGGTTGGAAGAGAAGCAGAGAGCAGCACGTAAGAATCGCTCCAAGTCTGATGAAGATTGGAAAACCAG GTGGTTTCATCAGGGCCCTAATCCACATATCAATGCACAGGACTGGCTGTATTCTGGAAAGTACTGGGACAGGAACTACACAGGCCTCCCGGACATCTATTGA